In Prunus dulcis chromosome 1, ALMONDv2, whole genome shotgun sequence, the following are encoded in one genomic region:
- the LOC117614849 gene encoding BURP domain-containing protein 3-like has product MEFCLSHIIVFLTLTLLARASCAAAARDPTQRSFFLEKEMQPGTTMKYSLGRNINGGCFLPRKIAQSIPFSSAKLPEVVNKFSMEPTSVEAAVIQETIQDCESGTLNGEDRYCATSLESMADFAMSKLGRNVQAFSTEVEKGATLQKYTVKPGMKKVNDGGNFILCHKLTNANAVFFCHTFGQTRAYVVPLKGADRTTASAVAICHLDTSAWNPKNHPLQEVKVKPGTVPVCHYLPQGHIAWVPK; this is encoded by the exons ATGGAGTTCTGCCTCTCACACATAATTGTTTTTCTCACC CTCACACTGTTGGCGAGGGCAAGCTGTGCTGCTGCTGCCAGAGACCCAACGCAAAGAAGTTTCTTCTTGGAGAAAGAAATGCAACCCGGCACAACCATGAAATATAGCTTAGGTAGAAATATAAATGGGGGATGCTTCCTGCCCCGAAAAATTGCTCAATCGATCCCCTTCTCTTCCGCAAAACTGCCAGAAGTTGTCAACAAATTTTCTATGGAGCCAACGTCCGTGGAAGCCGCTGTAATTCAGGAAACCATTCAAGATTGTGAAAGTGGAACCCTTAATGGAGAGGACAGATATTGCGCCACCTCCTTGGAGTCAATGGCTGACTTCGCCATGTCCAAGCTGGGAAGAAACGTTCAAGCATTCTCGACAGAGGTCGAAAAGGGAGCCACCCTGCAGAAGTACACAGTAAAGCCTGGCATGAAGAAGGTGAACGATGGTGGCAATTTCATTTTGTGTCACAAGCTGACCAACGCGAATGCTGTCTTCTTTTGCCACACATTTGGACAAACTAGGGCTTATGTGGTGCCTCTAAAAGGTGCTGACAGGACGACCGCTAGCGCAGTAGCAATCTGCCACCTGGACACATCTGCATGGAACCCCAAGAATCATCCCTTACAAGAGGTCAAAGTTAAGCCAGGAACCGTCCCTGTGTGCCATTATCTTCCCCAGGGTCATATTGCTTGGGTtccaaaatag
- the LOC117615854 gene encoding BURP domain-containing protein 3-like: protein MPKALSELVQPDSVEPPKNFVGYNQHGVEDRTLSVYTQDDDTHLKDPTQRIFFLEKEIKPGKTMKYSLGRNIPGETFLPRKTAESIPFSSAKLPEILNKFSMKPGSVEATVIQETIQDCESEVLRGEDRYCATSLESMVDFAMSKLGRNVQAISTEVEKGATLQNYTVKPGVKNVNEGGNFILCHKLTYAYAVFFCHTFGQTRAYAVPLQGADGTTANAVAICHLDTSAWNPKNHPLQEVKVKPGTVPVCHYLPQGHIAWVPN from the exons ATGCCAAAAGCTCTCAGTGAACTCGTCCAACCTG ACTCAGTCGAGCCACCCAAGAACTTTGTCGGTTACAACCAGCACGGTGTCGAGGACAGAACTCTCTCCGTCTACACCCAAGACGACGATACGCACCTCAAAGACCCAACCCAAAGAATTTTCTTCTTGGAGAAGGAAATAAAACCTGGCAAAACAATGAAATATAGCTTGGGTAGAAATATACCAGGGGAAACTTTCCTGCCCCGTAAAACTGCAGAATCGATCCCCTTCTCATCAGCCAAACTGCCAGAAATTCTCAACAAATTTTCTATGAAGCCGGGGTCTGTGGAAGCCACTGTAATTCAGGAAACCATTCAAGATTGTGAAAGTGAAGTCCTTAGAGGAGAAGACAGATACTGCGCCACCTCCTTGGAGTCAATGGTTGACTTCGCCATGTCCAAGCTGGGAAGAAACGTTCAAGCAATCTCGACAGAGGTCGAAAAGGGAGCCACCCTGCAGAACTACACAGTAAAGCCAGGCGTGAAGAACGTGAACGAAGGTGGCAATTTCATTTTGTGTCACAAGCTGACCTACGCGTATGCTGTCTTCTTTTGCCACACATTTGGACAAACTAGGGCTTATGCTGTGCCTCTGCAAGGTGCTGACGGAACGACCGCTAACGCAGTAGCAATCTGCCACCTGGACACTTCTGCATGGAACCCCAAGAATCATCCCTTACAAGAGGTCAAAGTTAAGCCAGGAACCGTTCCGGTCTGCCATTATCTTCCCCAGGGTCATATTGCTTGGGTTCCAAACTAG